From one Syntrophorhabdaceae bacterium genomic stretch:
- a CDS encoding argininosuccinate synthase: MKKVKKVVLAYSGGLDTSIIVKWLKDVYNCEVIAYAADVGQEEELVGLEEKALKTGASKVYIEDLREEFARDFIFFAIRSNAIYEGNYLMGTSIARPLIAKRQIEIARAEKADAVCHGSTGKGNDQVRFELTFYAMEPNMKIIAPWREWDFTSRDDLIDYAKKHDIEVPVTKKKPYSMDRNLMHISYEGGILEDPWSEPKEDMFKTTVSPEKAPNKATYVEVTFSKGFPVAINGKKMSAFKIVDHLNKIGGANGIGRVDIVENRFVGMKSRGVYETPGCTILHAAHRAVETLTLDREVMHIRDGLIPKVAELIYYGFWFSPEMKAIMALTDEIQSAVNGTARLKLYKGNCIVVGRKSKNSLYMKDFATFDTDTVYDQKDAGGFIRLNALRLRIRAMLEK; the protein is encoded by the coding sequence ATGAAAAAGGTTAAAAAAGTGGTCCTTGCTTATTCGGGAGGGCTCGACACATCGATTATCGTAAAATGGCTCAAAGACGTGTATAATTGCGAGGTTATCGCCTATGCTGCCGACGTCGGGCAGGAGGAAGAGCTTGTCGGTCTGGAAGAAAAGGCCCTGAAGACGGGCGCGTCCAAGGTTTACATAGAGGATCTTCGGGAAGAATTCGCGAGAGATTTCATATTTTTTGCCATACGGTCGAATGCCATCTACGAAGGCAACTATCTCATGGGTACCTCCATCGCGAGGCCGCTCATCGCAAAAAGGCAGATCGAGATAGCCCGCGCAGAAAAGGCAGACGCCGTTTGCCATGGCTCGACGGGCAAGGGCAACGACCAGGTCCGCTTTGAGCTCACTTTTTACGCGATGGAGCCGAACATGAAGATCATCGCGCCCTGGAGGGAGTGGGATTTCACGTCCCGCGACGACCTCATCGACTATGCGAAGAAGCACGACATAGAAGTGCCGGTGACGAAGAAGAAACCCTACAGCATGGACCGGAACCTCATGCACATCAGCTACGAGGGCGGTATCCTGGAGGACCCCTGGTCAGAGCCGAAGGAAGACATGTTCAAGACCACGGTTTCCCCTGAAAAGGCCCCGAACAAGGCGACATACGTGGAGGTAACCTTCAGCAAGGGCTTCCCTGTGGCGATAAACGGCAAGAAGATGTCCGCCTTCAAGATCGTCGATCACCTGAACAAGATCGGAGGAGCCAATGGCATCGGGCGCGTCGACATCGTGGAGAACCGTTTCGTAGGCATGAAATCGCGCGGCGTGTACGAAACGCCGGGCTGCACCATCCTCCATGCGGCGCATCGTGCCGTGGAGACCCTGACACTGGACAGGGAAGTGATGCATATACGCGACGGCCTCATCCCCAAGGTGGCCGAGCTCATCTATTACGGATTCTGGTTCTCGCCGGAGATGAAGGCCATCATGGCGCTGACGGACGAGATACAGTCGGCCGTGAACGGTACGGCGCGGTTGAAGCTTTACAAGGGCAACTGCATCGTCGTGGGCCGAAAATCGAAGAATTCGCTGTACATGAAAGATTTCGCGACCTTCGACACGGATACCGTGTATGACCAGAAGGATGCCGGCGGTTTCATTCGTCTCAATGCGTTGAGGCTGCGCATCAGGGCGATGCTGGAGAAGTGA